In candidate division KSB1 bacterium, a single genomic region encodes these proteins:
- a CDS encoding prolyl oligopeptidase family serine peptidase, with protein MTNKGDNVDLTRLCLLDPQTGETELVEYDPERKVDFGSALFDNRTEELIATMYTGDRKRIYPKTKEFEKDIEFLKSNLPDGELSVRAASEDMRYVLVGLSSDVNPGSVYLYDRDKKDLELLYHSRPELKSDHLAHMKALRYKARDGMEIPAYLTLPRGVEPEKLATVMLIHGGPWGRDSWGFDAYAQFLANRGYAVMQPNFRGSAGYGKEFLNAGNKEWGTGSMQHDISDAVKI; from the coding sequence GTGACCAATAAAGGCGATAATGTCGATCTGACCCGACTTTGCCTGCTGGACCCGCAAACCGGCGAGACTGAACTGGTAGAGTACGATCCCGAACGCAAAGTGGATTTCGGCAGCGCCTTGTTTGATAATCGCACAGAGGAACTGATTGCGACCATGTATACGGGTGACCGAAAACGCATTTATCCCAAAACCAAAGAGTTTGAAAAGGATATAGAGTTTTTAAAATCAAATCTGCCCGATGGAGAACTGTCCGTGCGCGCCGCCAGTGAAGATATGCGTTATGTGCTGGTGGGGTTGTCCAGTGATGTGAATCCGGGCTCGGTGTATTTGTATGACCGGGACAAAAAAGACCTTGAATTGCTTTATCATTCACGTCCTGAACTCAAAAGTGATCATTTGGCTCACATGAAAGCTTTGCGTTATAAAGCCCGGGACGGTATGGAAATCCCTGCCTATCTGACCCTGCCGCGCGGTGTTGAGCCCGAGAAACTGGCGACTGTCATGCTGATTCATGGCGGCCCCTGGGGGCGTGACAGCTGGGGATTCGATGCCTATGCCCAGTTTCTGGCCAATCGTGGTTATGCAGTCATGCAGCCGAATTTTCGCGGTTCCGCCGGTTATGGAAAAGAATTTCTGAATGCCGGTAATAAAGAATGGGGCACCGGTTCGATGCAGCATGATATCTCGGATGCGGTCAAGATCTGA
- a CDS encoding prolyl oligopeptidase family serine peptidase: MFGGSYGGYATLAGLTFTPELYNAGISYVGPSNLLTLLNSLPPYWEPIKKMFYKRVGDPNTSQGRKQLKQQSPLFHAENIDDPVLVIQGANDPRVKKQESDQIVVAGREKGLDMSYLVAPNEGHGFRQQDNRLVVAVAIEKFLAEQLGGRYQKAVDPEIEERWNELKVDIDSVAMPDTSFVSQGAGFPHVNGSILTSFTASYEQLLETQGREINMDVTRNVLESKYKGNDVWLVINKAQSPQGTSVDSFYLAATDLAPLKHIVNQPRVRIETQYNENSVTGSMQMGGREREINVDVSEKLLGSIDVTAMGMSLATDYQAQFSMFNLLRQQAEKRILSINGTQTVTVPAGEFECLVVEIDKEDGTEKQTLYVTKKEPHLLIKSTSQLPAMMGGGTATTKLVETDLEL; this comes from the coding sequence ATTTTCGGCGGATCCTACGGCGGCTATGCCACCCTGGCCGGTCTGACTTTTACTCCTGAATTATACAACGCGGGAATTTCCTATGTGGGCCCGTCTAATCTTTTGACCCTGCTAAATTCCTTGCCTCCCTACTGGGAACCCATCAAAAAGATGTTTTACAAACGCGTCGGGGATCCCAATACTTCGCAAGGCAGAAAACAGCTCAAACAGCAGTCACCGCTGTTTCATGCGGAAAATATCGATGATCCGGTGCTGGTCATTCAAGGCGCCAATGATCCGCGCGTGAAAAAACAGGAATCGGACCAGATTGTGGTGGCCGGACGCGAAAAAGGCCTGGATATGAGCTATCTTGTCGCGCCCAATGAGGGACACGGATTCCGACAGCAGGATAATCGTCTGGTGGTTGCGGTGGCAATCGAAAAATTCCTCGCTGAACAGTTGGGCGGACGCTATCAAAAGGCGGTTGACCCCGAGATTGAAGAACGCTGGAATGAACTCAAGGTGGATATTGACAGCGTGGCCATGCCGGATACCTCGTTTGTCTCCCAGGGTGCGGGGTTCCCGCATGTGAACGGCAGCATTCTGACATCCTTTACCGCAAGCTATGAACAGCTGCTGGAAACCCAGGGCCGGGAAATCAATATGGATGTCACGCGCAATGTTCTCGAGTCGAAATACAAGGGTAATGACGTCTGGCTGGTGATCAATAAAGCACAGTCCCCGCAGGGAACATCGGTCGATTCGTTTTATCTGGCTGCAACCGATCTGGCGCCGCTCAAACATATTGTCAATCAGCCCCGGGTCCGTATTGAAACGCAATATAATGAAAACAGTGTGACGGGATCCATGCAGATGGGCGGACGCGAACGCGAGATCAATGTGGATGTGTCCGAGAAGCTATTGGGCAGCATTGATGTTACAGCCATGGGCATGTCACTTGCAACCGATTACCAGGCGCAATTTTCCATGTTTAATCTGCTGCGTCAGCAGGCTGAAAAACGAATTTTAAGCATTAACGGTACGCAAACCGTAACTGTGCCGGCTGGTGAGTTTGAATGCCTGGTGGTTGAAATCGATAAAGAGGACGGCACTGAAAAACAGACACTGTATGTAACAAAAAAGGAACCGCATCTTTTGATCAAATCCACCAGTCAGCTGCCTGCCATGATGGGCGGCGGCACAGCCACGACAAAGCTTGTGGAAACTGATCTGGAGTTATAA
- a CDS encoding glycosyl hydrolase family 2, with protein sequence MKCLLLIMFFTVVSAQALDLSPLFSDHMVLQQQTAVPVWGTAEPGTAVVVKSEWGETAETRADQDGHWFVELETVQADGPFTLTISAFNDTIRIQDVMLGEVWLCSGQSNMEMPLAGWPPADTVRHSAREIRSADYPRIRMFMAARSVAMQPKNEISGSWKPCTPETAFAFSATAYFFALNLYQQLDVPIGLLHSSWGGTPVQAWMDAEALRETGEFLKVLDALQEGDEKIKAYNRWLEEKETIKVPNRDLDKFWAQLDFGQTVVADPEFDDSQCNTMELPQTWEDTEIGAFDGVVWFRRSIDIPKAWKDRELTLQLGPVDDMDATFFNGTEIGRLQQNGAWQVNRTYHVSAEQVKTGSNVIAVRVIDTGGGGGIYGEPKQMKLFPKDQPEIALPLSGDWAFLPTAEFRGNTFYLFDVNPPDFYSKPDLPFVVGPHTPSMLYNGMIAPLTPYRIKGAIWYQGESNTGNPDQYAQLFPQMIRTGGRTGESGIFRSILYRSPRMITGLRLNHSACVKRKCRR encoded by the coding sequence ATGAAATGCCTGTTATTAATCATGTTTTTCACTGTTGTATCTGCACAAGCTTTGGATTTATCTCCCTTGTTTTCCGACCATATGGTGCTGCAGCAGCAGACTGCTGTGCCGGTCTGGGGGACAGCGGAACCCGGAACGGCTGTGGTCGTAAAGTCAGAGTGGGGTGAAACAGCGGAAACCCGGGCGGATCAGGATGGTCACTGGTTTGTTGAGCTTGAGACGGTTCAAGCCGACGGCCCGTTTACCTTGACGATCAGTGCGTTCAACGATACGATCCGGATTCAGGATGTGATGCTCGGCGAAGTCTGGCTCTGCTCGGGACAGTCCAATATGGAAATGCCGCTTGCCGGCTGGCCGCCTGCGGATACGGTGCGCCATTCAGCCCGGGAAATCCGTTCAGCGGATTATCCGCGCATTCGTATGTTTATGGCTGCCCGCTCAGTAGCCATGCAGCCGAAAAACGAGATATCCGGCAGCTGGAAACCCTGTACGCCGGAGACCGCTTTTGCGTTCAGCGCAACCGCTTATTTTTTCGCCCTGAATCTGTATCAGCAACTCGATGTTCCGATCGGACTGCTGCATTCAAGCTGGGGCGGTACCCCCGTGCAGGCCTGGATGGATGCCGAAGCCTTGAGAGAAACCGGTGAATTTCTCAAGGTTCTGGATGCTCTGCAGGAAGGGGATGAAAAAATCAAAGCCTATAACAGATGGCTGGAAGAGAAAGAAACAATCAAAGTGCCCAACCGTGATTTGGATAAATTCTGGGCCCAGCTTGATTTTGGCCAGACGGTTGTCGCCGATCCTGAATTTGATGATTCGCAGTGTAATACTATGGAACTGCCGCAAACGTGGGAAGATACAGAGATCGGAGCCTTTGACGGTGTCGTCTGGTTCCGTCGCAGTATCGATATCCCCAAAGCATGGAAAGACAGAGAACTGACTCTGCAGCTCGGTCCGGTTGATGATATGGATGCCACATTTTTTAACGGTACAGAGATCGGCAGACTTCAACAGAACGGCGCCTGGCAGGTGAACCGGACTTATCACGTGTCCGCAGAACAGGTCAAGACGGGCTCGAATGTGATCGCGGTGCGTGTGATTGATACGGGCGGCGGAGGCGGCATTTACGGTGAGCCCAAACAGATGAAATTGTTTCCAAAGGACCAGCCGGAAATTGCTTTGCCGCTTTCAGGTGACTGGGCTTTCCTGCCGACGGCAGAATTTCGCGGTAACACCTTTTATCTGTTTGATGTCAATCCACCTGACTTTTACAGCAAACCGGATTTGCCGTTTGTGGTGGGTCCGCATACGCCGTCTATGCTGTACAACGGCATGATTGCACCCCTGACGCCCTATCGCATCAAGGGCGCCATCTGGTATCAGGGTGAATCCAATACCGGTAATCCGGATCAATATGCTCAACTCTTTCCGCAGATGATCCGCACTGGCGGCAGAACTGGGGAATCGGGGATTTTCCGTTCTATTTTGTACAGATCGCCCCGTATGATTACGGGGCTCAGACTGAATCACAGCGCTTGCGTGAAGCGCAAATGCAGGCGCTGA
- a CDS encoding T9SS type A sorting domain-containing protein yields the protein MTDNNQSFKLRTLFTLITAAVLTGTTAAQTLDGTVLNELNRDPVPAATVIYQDGETSQTTPVNADGSFRFDLTHVQDIENPTIPFNVSRVYPNPSAGAFRFEFNRSEPVQMTVYDILGRTVISDQTRSRSFSLNLSNQPSGVYFVRFQQHHRSIVKRISKSGHALNGHVMAPVPGRAGKGLAKPCRSGPRIIHNR from the coding sequence ATGACAGATAACAATCAGTCCTTCAAGCTCCGGACGCTTTTCACACTCATCACCGCGGCCGTGCTGACCGGCACGACTGCTGCCCAGACCCTCGACGGCACCGTCCTGAACGAATTGAACCGAGACCCCGTCCCGGCCGCTACTGTGATTTACCAGGACGGCGAAACCAGCCAGACCACACCGGTGAACGCGGACGGCTCTTTCCGGTTTGATCTCACCCATGTTCAGGACATTGAAAACCCGACGATCCCCTTCAATGTTTCTCGCGTGTACCCGAATCCCTCAGCCGGAGCGTTTCGATTTGAATTCAACCGCTCCGAGCCGGTGCAGATGACGGTCTACGATATTCTCGGCAGAACCGTGATCAGCGATCAGACGCGATCCCGGTCTTTTTCCCTGAATCTGTCCAACCAGCCCAGCGGCGTCTATTTTGTCCGCTTTCAACAGCATCACCGCTCGATTGTCAAACGCATTTCCAAAAGCGGACATGCGCTCAACGGCCATGTCATGGCGCCGGTTCCGGGCCGTGCCGGCAAAGGCCTGGCAAAACCCTGCCGGAGCGGCCCCCGGATCATACACAACCGCTGA
- a CDS encoding AAA family ATPase: protein MKYITRHFSPSEQSYFLFGPRGTGKSTFLKHHYQNALWIDLLMADVYRTLSAFPERLKERVEGNPDKDIIIIDEIQKIPDLLGVVHALVEQHNDKQFILTGSSARKLKRSGVNLLAGRLHYYTMHPFMLSEDVDSSFDEALDRGLVPVVAKNADPRATLDAYVSLYVQEEVQQEGLVRNIGAFHRFLESISFSHGAQLNISNVAREAQIERKVVEGYIHILQDILLAYRIPVFTKKAKRAVVSHPKLFLYDCGVFRTLRPRGPLDRPEEISGAALEGLVAQHLKAFLAYGAEKNDLFYWRTQRGVEVDFILYGESGITAIEVKNAKQVRHQDLKGLKAFRTDYPRAQCILLYRGDEKLLISDVHCLPVAAFLRKLSPGKSIDEAF, encoded by the coding sequence ATGAAATATATTACCAGGCATTTTTCCCCGTCCGAACAATCCTATTTTCTGTTCGGCCCGCGCGGAACCGGCAAGTCCACGTTTTTAAAGCATCATTATCAAAATGCGCTGTGGATTGACTTGTTGATGGCTGATGTGTATCGGACGTTGTCGGCGTTTCCCGAACGTCTCAAAGAACGGGTCGAAGGCAATCCGGATAAAGATATCATCATCATCGATGAGATTCAGAAAATCCCGGATTTACTGGGCGTTGTGCATGCGCTGGTGGAACAGCACAACGACAAACAATTTATCCTGACCGGCTCCAGCGCCCGCAAGCTCAAACGAAGCGGCGTAAATTTGTTAGCGGGACGCCTGCATTATTACACCATGCATCCTTTTATGCTTTCCGAAGATGTGGATTCGTCTTTTGATGAGGCGCTCGATCGCGGATTGGTGCCGGTTGTGGCCAAAAACGCTGATCCGCGTGCGACGTTGGATGCGTATGTTTCGCTTTATGTGCAGGAAGAGGTGCAGCAGGAAGGGCTTGTCAGGAATATCGGCGCCTTTCACCGTTTTCTCGAATCGATCAGCTTTTCTCACGGTGCGCAGCTCAATATCAGCAATGTTGCCCGCGAGGCGCAAATCGAGCGCAAAGTCGTCGAGGGCTATATTCATATTCTGCAGGATATTTTATTGGCCTATCGAATTCCGGTGTTCACCAAAAAAGCCAAACGGGCGGTTGTTTCGCATCCCAAATTATTTTTGTACGATTGCGGTGTCTTCCGTACGCTGCGTCCCAGGGGGCCGTTGGATAGACCGGAGGAAATATCCGGGGCGGCGCTGGAAGGGCTCGTGGCGCAGCATTTAAAAGCGTTTCTTGCCTATGGCGCTGAAAAAAATGATCTGTTTTATTGGCGAACCCAACGCGGTGTTGAGGTTGATTTTATTCTTTATGGAGAAAGCGGCATAACGGCTATTGAGGTCAAAAATGCCAAACAGGTGCGTCACCAGGATTTAAAAGGGTTAAAAGCCTTTCGCACGGATTATCCCCGGGCACAATGCATTTTATTGTATCGGGGCGATGAGAAATTGTTGATCAGTGACGTGCATTGTTTGCCGGTTGCTGCGTTTTTGCGAAAACTGTCTCCGGGAAAATCGATTGACGAGGCGTTTTGA